One Megachile rotundata isolate GNS110a chromosome 5, iyMegRotu1, whole genome shotgun sequence genomic region harbors:
- the Alg7 gene encoding alg7 dolichyl-phosphate N-acetylglucosaminephosphotransferase yields MEYNDDTWKFIFPLFINFAMSISVYFLTIRLIPKIKDMFIKANLYGIDMNKSSGEKVPEAIGVVTGCLFLITLFLFIPIPFTNYIFNDTNFPHSEFMEFLAALLSICCMLLLGFADDVLDLRWRHKLLLPTIASLPLLMVYYINFNSTLIIVPKPLRSWLGFSVDLWIFYYLYMGMLAVFCTNAINILAGINGLEVGQSLIIALSILIFNIIELSGNLWKAHQFSLYFMIPYIATSLGLLKFNWYPAQVFVGDTFCYLSGMTFAVVGIIGHFSKTTLLFFIPQIINFLYSVPQLFHFIPCPRHRLPKYNKETDKLMISNTVFNRKDIGVIGSFILWLFGNLNIIKWEEDSKGVVTCNNLTLINFVLIKTGPMKESTLTLTLLIIQVVSSLLAFVIRYPLASVFYDI; encoded by the exons ATGGAATACAATGACGATAcatggaaatttatttttccactttttattaatttcgcGATGTCAATTAGTGTGTATTTTTTAACTATACGTTTAATTCCAAAGATAAAAGACATGTTTATTAAGGCTAACCTATATGGTATTGATATGAATAAAAGTAGTGGTGAAAAAGT GCCAGAAGCAATAGGTGTTGTTACTGGGTGTCTGTTCCTTATAACTCTTTTTCTGTTTATTCCCATAccatttacaaattatatatttaatgacACAAACTTCCCTCATAGTGAG TTTATGGAATTTTTGGCTGCTCTACTTTCAATTTGTTGTATGTTACTTTTGGGTTTTGCTGATGATGTTTTGGATCTACGTTGGCGGcacaaattattattaccaaccatTGCTTCTTTACCACTTTTGATGgtatattacattaattttaactCTACATTAATTATTGTACCAAAACCATTAAGATCATGGCTAGGTTTCTCTGTGGATCTttggatattttattatttatacatggGAATGTTGGCAGTATTTTGCACAAATGCCATAAATATATTGgctggtataaatggtctagaaGTTGGTCAAAGCCTGATAATTGCACTAAGCattcttatatttaatataatagaatTATCAGGAAATCTTTGGAAGGCACATCagttttcattatattttatgattCCATATATTGCTACTTCATTAGgcttattgaaatttaattg GTATCCAGCTCAAGTATTTGTAGGTGATACTTTTTGTTATTTATCTGGCATGACATTTGCTGTTGTTGGCATCATTGGCCACTTTAGTAAAACAACGTTGTTGTTTTTCATtccacaaataattaattttctttatagTGTACctcaattatttcattttataccaTGTCCTAGACATAGATTACCAAA ataTAATAAAGAAACAGATAAATTAATGATTAGCAATACAGTATTTAATAGAAAAGATATTGGAGTTATTG GTTCATTCATATTAtggctatttggaaatttaaatataatcaaGTGGGAAGAGGATAGTAAAGGTGTTGTTACTTGCAATAATCTTACATTGATTAATTTTGTTCTTATTAAAACTGGTCCAATGAAAGAATCTACACTCACATTAACATTACTGATAATTCAG GTTGTCAGCAGTTTGTTAGCATTTGTTATAAGATACCCTCTTGCTTCAGTCTTctatgatatttaa
- the LOC100881314 gene encoding E3 ubiquitin-protein ligase RNF14, which produces MDAEKQKDEIIALESIYNTEEFSYQEENGTYQCTFTIFINLPPNYYTTYKDLRCVDEPEQTIKISHLPPLMLRIVLPESYPSKLPPKFTLYSSWLHLSLLTKLCKKLDKLWIENKGQEILFTWVAFLQDETLDFLHIQESLNISYIYTCYKETLEKVQNIQKNKIIDNNDKVHTEDVKNKVKVGTNNKYVSKKKLIQKSYDKRAILDCPVGRNPIQMLIDYNEKRNQIEFKKNFSTCKICFEDKLGEHCTQFLPCSHVFCKDCITNYLEVRIKDGNVQNIYCPEEKCTSEATPAQIKDLVSSELFAKYDSILLSATLATMMDIIYCPRRNCQYPVSLEPNEQMAKCPICQYAFCVFCKMVYHGIEPCKLYSAGTHQLVSEYQEASDDKKLQMEQRYGKKQLQTLVENTMSESWIQTNSQKCPTCKAAIEKLDGCNKMKCWRCNTPFCWLCNTVLNYDRPYEHFEDGNSKCYNMLYYGMPIEDDEEDEDDDIDFLLEFPDYLHYESEYFESDDESCSEL; this is translated from the exons ATGGATGCTGAAAAACAGAAAGATGAAATAATTGCATTGGAAAGTATTTACAACACAGAAGAATTTTCATATCAAGAAGAAAATGGTACTTATCAATgtacatttacaatatttataaatcttccTCCCAATTATTACACAACTTATAAGGATTTAAGATGTGTGGATGAACCAGAACAAACAATCAAGATATCTCATTTACCACCTTTAATGCTTCGCATTGTTTTACCAGAAAGTTATCCTTCCAAGTTACCTCCTAAATTTACTTTATATTCATCCTGGTTACACTTATCactattaaccaaattatgcaagAAGTTGGATAAATTGTGGATAGAAAACAAAGgacaagaaattttatttacatgggTGGCTTTTTTACAAGATGAGACTTTGGATTTTTTACATATACAAGAAAGTCTCAACATAAGTTACATATATACATGCTACAAAGAAACTTTGGAAAAAGTGCAAAATATTcagaaaaacaaaataatagataataatGACAAAGTACATACAGAGGATGTAAAGAATAAGGTGAAAGTAGGAACTAATAACAAATATGTCAGTAAAAAGAAGTTGATACAAAAATCCTATGATAAGAGAGCTATTTTAGATTGTCCTGTTGGAAGAAATCCAATTCAGATGTTAATTGACTACAATGAAAAGAGaaatcaaattgaatttaaGAAGAATTTCAGTACTTGTAAAATCTGTTTTGAAGACAAATTAGGTGAACACTGTACACAATTTTTACCTTGTTCTCATGTATTTTGTAAAGATTGCATAACTAATTACCTAGAAGTAAGAATAAAAGATGGAAATGTGCAAAACATTTATTGTCCTGAAGAAAAATGTACTTCCGAAGCTACTCCTGCTCAG ATTAAGGATCTAGTAAGTTCAGAATTATTTGCTAAGTATGACTCTATATTATTAAGTGCCACATTAGCTACTATGATGGACATAATATATTGCCCAAGACGTAATTGTCAATATCCAGTCAGTCTTGAACCAAATGAACAAATGGCAAAATGTCCAATTTGTCAATATGCATTTTGTGTCTTTTGCAAAATGGTATATCATGGTATAGAGCCATGTAAACTTTACTCAG ctGGAACACATCAGTTAGTATCCGAATATCAAGAAGCATCTGATGATAAAAAGCTCCAGATGGAACAACGTTATGGTAAAAAGCAACTTCAGACTTTAGTAGAAAATACAATGTCTGAAAGTTGGATTCAAACTAATAGCCAAAAATGTCCTACATGCAAGGCTGCTATTGAG AAATTGGATGGATGTAACAAAATGAAATGTTGGCGATGTAATACACCGTTTTGCTGGCTATGTAATACTGTTCTAAATTATGATAGGCCGTATGAACATTTTGAAGATGGAAATTCTAAATGCTATAACATGTTATATTACGGAATGCCAATAGAAGATGATGAGGAAGATGAGGATGATGATATCGATTTCTTACTTGAATTTCCTGATTACTTACATTACGAATCAGAATACTTCGAATCAGACGATGAATCCTGTTCCGAACTGTAA
- the Tom70 gene encoding translocase of outer membrane 70, which yields MTGASGASSVASSPLPKWQLALVVAAPVALGLGYMYYKNSSKPSSKSNRGKSKGSSKENGAAATDKQISIDVDYPPKTTFETETPLDEAQRYKNEGNEQFRKGKYDEAITQYNYAIEICPKENTEALATFYQNRAAAYEQLKKYSAVKADCTKALELKPKYAKALLRRAKAMEHCNDLESALEDVTAACIFENFSNQTTILMADRVLKQLGRQHAMEHLANKKLIMPSKYFIKTYISTFHKDPVFARLQNTDDSNISKGFVKILECVKEQKYDDVIPLCNEEINNSESNTLPHKMEILLLRATFYLLLGQHDAAIEDFGTIINSDSVPNDVKVNALIKRATLFMQLESQDKSFSDFKMAAELDPECGDIYHHRGQVNLLMEKIDEARDDFKKAVDLNPTFGVAFVQKCFADYRYGIVKRDMEVIAKAMKGFEEAIEKFPDCSECYTLYAQMLSETQEFQKADMYFAKAIEKDPTNATIYVHRGLLQLQWNADVDKAVEYINKALLLDDKCEYGYETLGTIEVQRGNLTEAIKLFDKALALGRTAMELTHIFSLRDAAKTQLTIKDKLGPSVMLNFQNVS from the exons ATGACGGGTGCAAGTGGCGCGAGTAGCGTGGCCAGTAGCCCGCTACCAAAATGGCAACTCGCTTTGGTTGTTGCAGCGCCGGTTGCTTTAGGACTTggatatatgtattataaaaacAGTTCTAAGCCTTCTTCAAAATCAAATCGTGGTAAATCAAAGGGTAGCTCAAAGGAAAATGGCGCAGCAGCTACTGACAAACAAATTTCAATTGATGTTGATTATCCACCAAAAACTACATTTGAAACCGAG ACTCCATTGGATGAAGCTcaaagatataaaaatgaaggaaatgaACAGTTCAGAAAAGGAAAGTATGATGAAGCAATAACACAATATAATTATGCGATTGAAATATGCCCTAAGGAAAATACAGAAGCTCTTGCTACTTTTTATCAAAACAGAGCAGCTGCCTATGAACAATTG aaaAAGTATAGTGCTGTAAAAGCAGATTGTACAAAAGCTTTAGAATTGAAACCAAAGTATGCCAAAGCATTATTACGTCGAGCAAAGGCAATGGAACATTGCAATGATTTAGAATCAGCTTTAGAAGATGTTACTGCTGCATGTATTTTTGAAAACTTTTCTAATCAAACAACAATTTTAATGGCAGATAGAGTTTTAAAGCAACTAG GAAGACAACATGCAATGGAACATTTggcaaacaaaaaattaataatgcctagcaaatatttcattaaaacgtATATTAGTACCTTCCACAAAGATCCTGTTTTTGCAAGGCTTCAGAATACTGATGATAGTAATATTTCTaa gggttttgtaaaaattttagaatgtgtAAAAGAACAAAAGTATGATGATGTAATACCACTGTGCAATGAAGAAATTAACAATTCTGAATCAAACACACTGCCACACAAAatggaaatattacttttaagaGCAACATTTTACCTTTTATTAGGGCAGCATGATGCTGCAATTGAAGATTTTGGAACTATTATAAATAGCGATTCCGTTCCAAATGATGTGAAAGTGAATGCCTTAATAAAAAGAGCTACTTTATTTATGCAGTTGGAAAGTCAAGACAAAAGTTTTTCTGATTTTAAAATGGCTGCTGAACTTGATCCTGAATGTGGTGATATTTATCATCATAGAGGACAG GTAAATTTACTTATGGAAAAAATAGATGAAGCCAGAGACGATTTCAAAAAAGCTGTTGATCTTAATCCCACCTTTGGGGTAGCATTTGTACAAAAGTGTTTTGCAGATTATCGTTATGGTATAGTAAAAAGGGATATGGAAGTAATAGCGAAAGCAATGAAAGGATTTGAAGAAGCAATTGAAAAGTTTCCAGACTGTTCTGAATGTTATACGCTGTATGCTCAG aTGTTATCAGAAacacaagaatttcaaaaagcaGACATGTATTTTGCTAAAGCAATTGAAAAAGATCCAACTAATGCAACAATCTATGTACACAGAGGTCTATTACAGTTGCAATGGAATGCTGATGTTGATAAGGCTGTTGAATATATCAATAAAGCATTATTATTGGATGATAAATGTGAATATGGGTATGAAACATTAGGTACAATTGAAGTTCAGAG GGGAAATTTAACAGAAGCAATAAAACTGTTCGACAAGGCCTTAGCATTAGGTCGCACAGCCATGGAACTTACACACATTTTCAGTTTGAGAGATGCTGCAAAAACGCAACTTACAATAAAAGACAAACTAGGCCCGAGCGTAATGCTTAATTTCCAGAATGTTTCATaa
- the Mgat3 gene encoding beta-1,4-mannosyl-glycoprotein 4-beta-N-acetylglucosaminyltransferase, with amino-acid sequence MQPRLDGKLALLYTLLVLQVLIVMIYVATTPPSELTVSTTHTSVTFVKFEEPQKPQIQQTNYKKFPIYQTINGEVILKDVKTFALFEVYNHTICWKYGVDDQKMRNSEDLQKCICAHGWHGSDCGQPEVVWRAIMASKQNIKLKHRKIARRIIHAFFLHEYNSAIAEVIVEELYNVVDLFVICDFSNAEDNFHHKLLKGLLQHKQKKILYINVATKIHKPSRVVSKYIWEKMRTVVRNLRDDDIYVTTESEQILNSRALMFLKVYNGWPQPIGFRLRWSVYGFFWQHPLKTTITVGACTIGLMHEAYQSNSIMLEQLEGDISERDSLGLVIGDLNHYGGWYCYLCQAPANIITSLQNKIKSKEIEIDKTIDVPFIEDLIGSGLWLDGKTNLLRVSKSRDLYFAPETIFNNTWKYDWLVENFYAKLDYY; translated from the exons ATGCAGCCCCGCCTAGATGGGAAGCTTGCCTTACTTTATACATTATTAGTCTTGCAAGTTTTAATTGTTATGATTTATGTTGCTACAACTCCACCTTCCGAATTAACTGTGTCTACAACTCATACTTCTgttacatttgtaaaatttgaagaaccGCAG AAACCTCAAATACAACAAACTAATTATAAAAAGTTTCCCATCTACCAGACAATCAATGGAGAGGTAATACTGAAAGATGTCAAGACTTTTGCACTATTTGAAGTATATAACCATACCATATGTTGGAAATATGGAGTGGATGATCAGAAAATGAGAAATAGTGAAGATCTTCAAAAATGTATTTGCGCTCATGGATGGCACGGTTCGGATTGTGGTCAACCAGAAGTTGTTTGGAGAGCAATTATGGCATCGAAacagaatattaaattaaaacatcGTAAAATAGCTAGACGTATTATTCATGCATTTTTTCTGCATGAATATAATTCAGCAATCGCAGAGGTGATAGTAGAGGAATTATACAATGTAGTAGATCTTTTTGTAATCTGTGATTTCAGTAATGCAGAAGACAATTTTCATCATAAGCTACTTAAAGGTTTATTGCAACATAAGCAGAAGaagattttatatattaatgtaGCAACAAAGATACACAAACCATCAAGAGTAGTGTCTAAATATATTTGGGAGAAAATGAGAACTGTAGTACGAAATCTAAGGGATGATGATATTTATGTAACGACTGAATCAGAACAAATATTAAACTCTAGGGCATTAATGTTCCTCAAGGTATATAATGGATGGCCACAACCTATTGGTTTTAGACTAAGATGGTCCGTTTATGGATTCTTTTGGCAACATCCACTTAAAACAACAATAACAGTTGGTGCCTGTACGATTGGATTAATGCATGAAGCTTATCAATCAAATTCTATCATGTTGGAGCAATTAGAAGGAGATATCAGCGAAAGAGACAGCCTAGGCCTAGTAATAGGAGATTTAAATCATTATGGAGGATGGTACTGTTATCTATGTCAAGCACCTGCAAATATTATAACTAGTTTACAGAATAAGATCAAATCCAAAGAAATTGAAATAGATAAGACTATAGATGTACCATTCATTGAGGACCTAATAGGAAGTGGATTATGGTTAGATGGAAAAACTAATCTCCTAAGAGTCTCTAAATCTCGGGACCTCTATTTTGCGCCtgaaacaatatttaataatacatggAAGTATGACTGGCTAGTAGAAAATTTTTATGCTAAATTAGACTATTACTAA